In Chelmon rostratus isolate fCheRos1 chromosome 20, fCheRos1.pri, whole genome shotgun sequence, a single window of DNA contains:
- the tmem14ca gene encoding transmembrane protein 14C isoform X1, with translation MFVYLLLPQLLFCNSSVSQLSGCPLGMSASVSNMSVDWVGYGYAALIASGGVIGYAKAKSVPSLAAGLLFGGLAGFGAYQISNDPKNVWVSLATSGALTGLMGKRFYGSKKFMPAGLMAGASLLMVGKLGMTLLQKPQES, from the exons ATGTTTGTTTATCTTCTGTTGCCTCAGCTACTTTTCTGTAACAGCTCTGTGTCGCAGCTTTCGGGCTGCCCTCTAGGCATGTCTGCGTCT GTGTCCAACATGTCTGTGGACTGGGTAGGATATGGATACGCAGCCCTCATCGCATCCGGGGGAGTCATTGGCTACGCGAAAGCAA aaagTGTCCCCTCCCTTGCTGCTGGTCTTCTTTTCGGCGGCCTTGCAGGCTTTGGTGCCTACCAGATCTCCAACGACCCTAAAAATGTTTGGGTGTCCCTCG CCACATCAGGAGCTCTGACTGGCCTCATGGGAAAGAGGTTCTATGGATCCAAGAAGTTCATGCCAGCTGGCTTGATGGCTGGAGCAAG TCTTCTGATGGTGGGAAAGCTTGGAATGACACTGCTCCAGAAACCCCAGGAGTCCTAA
- the tmem14ca gene encoding transmembrane protein 14C isoform X2, whose product MSVDWVGYGYAALIASGGVIGYAKAKSVPSLAAGLLFGGLAGFGAYQISNDPKNVWVSLATSGALTGLMGKRFYGSKKFMPAGLMAGASLLMVGKLGMTLLQKPQES is encoded by the exons ATGTCTGTGGACTGGGTAGGATATGGATACGCAGCCCTCATCGCATCCGGGGGAGTCATTGGCTACGCGAAAGCAA aaagTGTCCCCTCCCTTGCTGCTGGTCTTCTTTTCGGCGGCCTTGCAGGCTTTGGTGCCTACCAGATCTCCAACGACCCTAAAAATGTTTGGGTGTCCCTCG CCACATCAGGAGCTCTGACTGGCCTCATGGGAAAGAGGTTCTATGGATCCAAGAAGTTCATGCCAGCTGGCTTGATGGCTGGAGCAAG TCTTCTGATGGTGGGAAAGCTTGGAATGACACTGCTCCAGAAACCCCAGGAGTCCTAA